A part of Nerophis lumbriciformis linkage group LG25, RoL_Nlum_v2.1, whole genome shotgun sequence genomic DNA contains:
- the LOC133621719 gene encoding N-acyl-aromatic-L-amino acid amidohydrolase (carboxylate-forming) B-like: MEHLSLPPLTRFAVCGGTHGNEMTGVHVVRQMEKNKVDKVGNASVMAVLSNPDAVKECRRYIEKDLNRCFTYAMLSAPLGPSSTQEMKRAHELNALLGPKGSPEAVDLICDLHNTTSNTGPCFILCKVDWIVMHICKYVQSKALHWPVAIIQMDADESETYSLDTVGKHGFSLEVGPQPTGVVRADIYNMVKEILELILEWLQKFNSGFIFEGGQLEAFNWTKTIDYPRDPTTNEITAAIHPQLQDNDFKLLRPGDPIFLSFTGETITHQGEAAYPFFVNECAYYEKKIAFHLAEKISVSIPSISMEKSMSINKKNI; this comes from the exons ATGGAGCACCTCTCTCTCCCGCCGCTGACCCGCTTCGCCGTGTGCGGCGGCACCCACGGCAACGAGATGACGGGGGTGCACGTGGTGCGACAAATGGAGAAAAATAAGGTCGATAAAGTCGGGAATGCGTCTGTAATGGCGGTGCTTTCGAATCCTGACGCTGTGAAAGAATGTAGACGGTACATCGAAAAAGATCTCAATCGTTGCTTCACATATGCTATGCTGAG TGCACCCTTAGGGCCCTCATCGACTCAGGAGATGAAGCGAGCTCACGAGCTGAACGCTCTGCTGGGGCCCAAAGGGAGCCCAGAAGCCGTGGACTTGATATGTGATCTCCACAACACCACCTCCAACACGGGCCCCTGCTTCATTTTGTGCAAGGTCGACTGGATCGTCATGCACATTTGTAAATATGTACAG agTAAAGCCTTGCATTGGCCCGTGGCAATAATCCAGATGGATGCAGATGAATCTGAGACCTACTCACTTGATACTGTAGGCAAACATGGCTTCT CGTTAGAAGTCGGCCCTCAACCCACTGGGGTAGTCAGAGCTGACATCTACAACATGGTGAAGGAAATATTGGAACTCATCTTGGAGTGGCTACAAAAGTTCAATTCAG GATTTATTTTTGAAGGCGGACAGTTGGAGGCATTCAACTGGACCAAGACCATCGACTACCCGAGAGATCCCACCACCAATGAGATCACAGCTGCTATTCATCCCCAGTTACAA GACAACGACTTCAAACTCCTTCGTCCTGGGGATCCCATTTTCCTGTCGTTTACCGGGGAGACCATCACGCACCAGGGAGAGGCGGCCTACCCGTTTTTTGTGAATGAATGTGCCTACTATGAGAAGAAGATTGCCTTCCACTTAGCTGAGAAGATCAGCGTCAGCATCCCGTCCATCAGTATGGAGAAAAGCATGagcatcaataaaaaaaacatttga
- the cldnd1b gene encoding claudin domain-containing protein 1b — MVDNRYATALVIGSVLSLLAAVYLSVAVGTQHWFQYSSPAGGHGDTNASVLRKDFIDGEFDEKTSSETLYRLNGTLGLWWRCILVPGRTHWYKEPDPQLRLQCVSFTLPQQFLPKYKHPGNHNSDEDLLRTYLWRCQFLLPLVSLALVFLSGLVGVCACLCRSFTPTVGVGVLHLLAALCTLGCVCCFRAGMDLLHQYATPPEGVESSMGWSLYLALISFPLQMMAAALFLWAARSHRKNYTRMVAYRVA, encoded by the exons ATGGTCGATAACCGATATGCTACAGCTCTGGTCATCGGCTCCGTGCTGAGTTTGCTGGCGGCCGTTTACCTCTCCGTAGCCGTGGGGACCCAGCACTGGTTCCAGTACAGTAGCCCGGCAGGCGGACATGGCGACACCAACGCCTCCGTGCTGAGGAAGGACTTCATCGACGGAGAGTTTGATGAGAAGACCTCCAGCGAGACCTTGTACCGCCTCAATGGCACCCTGGGGCTGTGGTGGAGGTGCATCCTGGTGCCCGGACGGACCCACTGGTACAAGGAACCAG ATCCCCAGTTAAGGTTGCAGTGTGTGAGCTTCACTCTTCCTCAGCAGTTTTTGCCAAAGTACAAACATCCTGGAAACCACAACAGTGACGAGGATCTACTTAGGACAT ATTTGTGGAGGTGTCAGTTTCTCCTGCCTCTGGTGTCGCTGGCCTTGGTGTTCCTCAGCGGCCTTGTTGGCGTCTGCGCTTGCCTGTGCCGCAGCTTTACGCCCACCGTGGGTGTAGGAGTGCTGCATCTGCTTGCAG CTCTGTGCACTCTTGGTTGCGTCTGCTGCTTCCGGGCCGGCATGGATCTTCTCCACCAGTACGCCACGCCCCCCGAGGGGGTGGAGTCCTCCATGGGCTGGTCCCTCTACCTCGCCCTCATCTCCTTCCCTCTGCAGATGATGGCGGCCGCTTTGTTCCTCTGGGCGGCTCGCAGCCACCGCAAGAACTACACCCGCATGGTCGCTTACCGGGTGGCCTAA